Sequence from the Rutidosis leptorrhynchoides isolate AG116_Rl617_1_P2 chromosome 3, CSIRO_AGI_Rlap_v1, whole genome shotgun sequence genome:
tttttaatataaataattattattagtgataataaatgccttttaaatttttttaaaaaattaaaattacaatttaggagagattaatatttctttttgtaaaagatttcgtattattttttaattaaattaatatataattataaaattatcattataaaaattaaaggataattagtttaatgataacattattatttttaaagttttatataactatatagatagatGAGTGATGATATATGCATTCATACATTTAGTACCCTTCTTCCCAATTTAATAACAGAGTAATAGGGAgaaaaaaaatacacaatttaaaaaatattatccttgcattgtattttttttttctttttctactttCTGTTTTACTTCttactttttacatttttttttgttttacatAATAAAATATAGATACAAAAGAATTTTACCTTATTTTGAAAATGAATTATTAAACTAAAACATCTCAAAATGAAAAATAAATCTATTAAATTAAGACGGAgagaatatttattattattaagtgtagtATAAGTACTCACTACATAATAAATGTTGGATATATCAACATATGAGTGAATATCACCGGCCTTATTTTACTTTTACTTCGTAATTTAGGGCAGAcctactatattggcactgatagTACGGGTTAACAGTGAAATACACGATATTAGTGAAATTTTATTAGACTTTTAACTAGTGATACCATTGGATAGGGTAAAAAATCAAGGTAAATGTTTTTAAACTTTTAATTAGTGACATCTGTGACTACGATTCTAGATTCGCCACTGATAATTAAGACAATATTTGTACTTTTAATTTTAACTTATTAAGATATTCTTGTCATGTCTAATCTTGATTTTAAATAATCATTTACAGTTTGCAGACGAATAACAAGATACAAGATAAAGATACgaatattttaaaattaataatgttTACACAAATAAAATTAGCATTTTGGTCGATTCATTCCAATACAGGAGTACTACATTTAGCATTTAAGGACATATAACAATTGAACCATGTTGTTACCATATCAGGTTGATGAGTGCACACTCTAAACTGTATGTCTGTATGCGTAATCGAGAGAGATTTGGTATGTTTATATACGGAGTCATCATTACTATCTACGTGTGTTCATAGCCTATTCATTTTTGACTACTTGTTTGTAAATAACAAGACACAAGATGCATCTAAGCATACACGTGATTATACTTAGACGGATGAGGCATTAGTATATAGTTAGCGTGGTAGAGGATAACAGTGAAAGATTAATTACCTTCCAAGATGTAATGAATCGCCGAGAAACAAGACACCCATAACGAGCGCTATCACAATAGTTAGTGGCTTGAACATTGATACGTAAACAGGGCCTTTCAAACGCAACGCCCACATTTGTATCACAACGTTAACAAATCCAGAAGAAAACCCCTGCATATATGAGCCGCAATAAATAGTAAAATACAacatacagtttttttttttttttggcttttcTTAATCTAACACTTGACATTATGATTTATTACTTAATTAAGATCATGATATATATGTTAGGACGCCAACATCATGTCGAACATATAACCCCATTAGACTGCCAATAACCAGGAGTCAGATTCATGGCGTTAGATATGCTGGAAAATTTGACGGAGGTGACCCCGCAAGGGGCCCTTGACCCCCGCTATATTTGCGATAGTGTCTAGCCAACTTTTACGGGCAGGGGTCGAGGGGGAAGTGCCCCGAACCCCGCGAGGGGCAGCGCCCTGAAACCTCAACCGAAAATGCACTGTAGTTTACATTGAAAAGTTGCCTTCCAACCGGTTTTCccgccaaaaggcatgacaagttGCCTTCCAACCGGTTTTCTTGCCAAAAGGCATGACTGTTTTATAACGGTTTTTCCCGCCCGAATTGAAGGGTTGCATCCCTTTAATTTTAACTGCCGAATTAATATATTCGTTTTTGGCCATACTTGCTTTCACATACGAAAAATATACAGAAAATACATTCTCATATACACTTAGATTTGAATCTTCTTGCCTCGAATAAAATCTTGTTCTTGTCTTATCCCGATAAGGAATTCGTGATACCCGAGGCTTGTAGGGTCAAAATACTTAATCGAGAAAGTGATTACACAATTCAAGAACCAATCGGATAATCAATTACAACCCTATTTTCTAACAATATTATTTGGCGTGAGAATTTTTTCATCCAATCAAGATATAACACGGatatatttctattattaatttTTTCCCTAAAAACTTCCACTCATATTTTTCCATATCACTCAAAACTTTTTCATTCAATCAAATTTAACACTCAGCTATTTAACTTTACTCCATAACATTGCCACATCAGAGTCAAAAAACAATTTTTTTACCCAAAAAATACGAAATCGGACTACACCTCACTGTCAGGGTTAGGTCTTAGAGTTCAACTCTAAATCTAATTTATGACAGAGATAGCAGTCAATTATTGAGCTCATATGTAGACATTTTATTCTTTCAATTTCGATGCGTACCATGTATAGTATAGTGACCAAAATGATATCCGGTTTTAGTTTCCATGCATCTAAATCTCTTGCCATGACTAATCCTCCAACTCCAGCTACGAACAATCCACATATGCCAAATATGAACACTAACATGATATCTACTGCATACACTAGCAGTATCTTCGCCTGCAAATATTTAGACAATACTCATGTATAAATTTATGGTTTTGAATGGTAAACGACGCAATATATTTCAGTACCTGCGCAACCATTGCAAGGGAAAGTAGAAAATATTGACTTGCTAGCAAAATCCCTCCTACAATCCAATTCATGGTAATCGAGTTTGATAAAACTGATGGACCACTATAGAATGTTGCTATAATCGCTCCTGAAATCGACACTATCGTTCCTATTATTTTGGCTTGAGTAGTATAGCTTCGCAAATGTACTGTTTCCATCCTAGAAATCGTAACCAAATTTTTTTTACAGTATTACTGACAGATGACATAATAAGTTATATGAAATTACATCAATCGTCCTTATCTTTTACAAATTACACCGATCGTCCTTGATTGATTATGTAGTACACGGCAACCGTATACGTAGTCTTCATGAAATCAAACATATCGTTATTATCTTTTAAACATTACATCAATCGTCCCTGACCTATTTAAAAATATACACTTTTAGGTAAGTCAGGGATGCTCGGCGTAATTTTCAAAAGATAAGGACGATTGAAGTAATTTCATGTAAAACATATAGACTATTAGTGTAATTTTTTCAAAAGATAAGGACGATCATGTGAACCAAATACCGGTATAATTTACTCTAATCATTTTTGGATATAGCTCGTAGAGATTtcgttatcatttttaacaaaacgAGACAGTTAGATGAACAAAGGACGAGAATGAGTGTGAAACCTGAAAAAGTATGCAAGTATGAAAGTGAAAGCAGGTGAAAGGTTGCTCATGATTGACGACAGGGTTGGAGAACTATACTTGAGACCAATATAACCAAATATTTGTGACATATACCTGTCATATTACATCATCCAAATATTCATTACATGTTTATTATTATACATTAACTCTACAAAAGTGAGAAACTGTTTTGTTTTGTCTTATAATCAGTGGTGTAACTTGAATTTTTATTATCGAAGGGACGAGACCATAAAATGTATAGATCATTAGAAAATCGAGACCATAAAATGTAAGACCACTAGTATTGGTCCATGGTTGGGAGCGTAGTTGGAGCTCCCTTTCAACAACACCGATACCAGTGAATGTGATTAGAGCTTGGTTGGATGGCCGCGGTACCCCACGCGGTTGTAGAACATATTTTATCACGGAGCattgtttttgtttcttgtacattATGCATTAAAATtggtatattatattaattaattattaatttaagtgagttcatttgatggTATAGGGGTATGTCATGGATACTAGTGTAGTGTGATGGGTTAGTGATGAGAAGGAAATAATCAAGTTGCGCTAATATGACAAAATGTAGTTGTAAAAACCACCATAGCCTTAACGTTTTTTCTTTATGTGACCATGTAgggtatataatatatgtataaaaatTTATTTACTTAAGCTCGCCTAATGTACAAGGGCTAGCTGTAAGTTAAAACTCTGGTGGGGCAACTACCGCTCTTCCCCTCTTGCTATAGCCTATCTTCTGCCCTTGGTTATAATGTCTAACCTAATTAAAGTAAAAGGACTTGATTGCAAATAAAGAGACCATTTAATGGAAGGTGCAATCAACCGTTCGGTTAAGAATAAAATGGCATTTTTGCTCTATGTGATGAAAAAATGACACACCGAGAGATTCACAGGCTTTTTTGAGTTGATTCTTGAACCTCCTATGGTCGTTGGCAAATTGTGTTGGTGACTTTAGTGTGATCGAACAATATTTTAGGTAGTTGTGATTTATGTGTAAGCAAAGACTATTGAGTTATACTTGTTAACGGGTTCggtgagtgtggagtacacgctcgTAAGAGTTGACTCAATATCGTAGGCGAAAATGGCTGGGGTAAAGGGGTGCGCCCCTTGTGGGGTTCAAGGGGCAGCAGCCCCGGCGgtgtccaaggggcagcgcccttGGCTGGAGCCCTGCTCCCAAGTGAGCGGGCAGGAGTCAAGgggcccccttgcggggtccaaggggcagcgcccctggttGGGGCACCGCTCCTAGGTGAGTGGGCAGGGGTCAAGGGGGTTGTGCCCCCTTACGGGGACCAATgggcagcgcccctggctgggGCCCCGCTCCCAAGTGAGCGGGCAGGGGTCAAGGGGGTTGTGCCCTCTGGCGAGGGTCCAAGAGGCAGCGCCCCTGTCGAAAAGGTGTCTGCCAAAGGTTTCCAGTCAATAATTACACCTTTTCGTGTAGCAACTTTTCCCGCCAAATTGAAGAGTTGTACCCTTTCAGTTTAACAGCCAATATTAA
This genomic interval carries:
- the LOC139898686 gene encoding WAT1-related protein At5g40240-like, with amino-acid sequence MSVKERGIFLYKDVLPFAAMVMVECMQVGGNTLFKSASAQQINSYVFTFYIFLIGFIILLPCFIIFYRRTSIPPVEFSIICKIFMLSVLVYMSQIFGYIGLKYSSPTLSSIMSNLSPAFTFILAYFFRMETVHLRSYTTQAKIIGTIVSISGAIIATFYSGPSVLSNSITMNWIVGGILLASQYFLLSLAMVAQAKILLVYAVDIMLVFIFGICGLFVAGVGGLVMARDLDAWKLKPDIILVTILYMGFSSGFVNVVIQMWALRLKGPVYVSMFKPLTIVIALVMGVLFLGDSLHLGSVVGGSIITIGFYGVVWGKAKEEGQVSTQTTDPLLEPHDDALEQGSFISS